The Vibrio metoecus sequence CATACTCCACGTTGAGCATCGGGGCTTTATACGCGTTACAACTGGCTTGGCTCGACCATAAGTTGAAAAGTAAAAAAGTCTTCTCTATCAATCCCAACCTGCCACCGCTACTCATGGTTGAACGGCAACTGTTCAAAATCATTCTGATTGGCAATCTATTACTGACTGGGACACTACTCAGCGGATTTATCTTCGTTCAGGATATGTTTGCCCAAGGTAAAGCACATAAAGCCATTTTGTCGTTTGTGGCTTGGGTTGTGTATTCAATTTTACTGTGGGGTCATTACCGTAAAGGTTGGCGCGGCAAAAAAGTCACTTGGTTTGCCGTCGCGGGGGCCACTTTACTCACCTTGGCGTATTTTGGTAGCCGCTTTGTACGTGAGATCATTTTGCGCTGAACAAGATTCATCAACCTGTCATTTGACACATAAGATAAATTCAGCCTTTAATTAAAAATCTGTCATAAGGAAAATTCGCGTTTTGGACGACATATCAACGGGTATCTTATTTGCGCTACTCGCGTGTCTCATTATTATTTCTGCCTACTTCTCCGGTTCTGAAACCGGCATGATGGCTCTCAACCGTTATCGTTTAAAGCATTTAGCCAACAGTGGCCACAAAGGTGCCAAACGAGTTGAAAAGCTCTTGGATCGCCCAGATCGTTTGATTGGCTTAATTCTGATTGGTAATAACCTAGTCAATATTCTCGCATCTGCAATTGCGACCATTATTGGTATGCGTTTGTATGGTGATTTAGGCGTCGCGATTGCGACAGGTGCCTTGACCTTAGTCATCTTGGTATTTGCTGAGGTGACCCCAAAAACCTTAGCCGCACTCTACCCTGAACGTGTTTCTTACGCGAGCAGCGTATTGTTGACCATTTTGATGAAAGTGCTCTCACCGCTGGTTCTGTTTATCAATGTCATCACCAATGGTCTGATCCGTATTCTTGGTATTTCACCGAAGCATAGCAAAGGTGATCACCTAAGCTCGGAAGAACTGCGCACCGTTGTGAATGAAGCCGGAGGCCTTATTCCTCGTCGTCACCAAGATATGTTGTTGTCGATCCTCGATCTTGAACATGTCACCGTAAACGACATCATGATCCCACGTAATGAGATCTCAGGGATCAACATCAACGATGATTGGAAGTCGATCACTCGTCAGCTCGCACACTCCCCTCATGGGCGTGTAGTGCTGTACCGCGACAAGATTGATGAAGTAGTGGGGATCCTGCGTTTGCGTGAAGCCTCACGCTTTATGCTAGAGAAGAACGACTTTAATAAAGAGATGCTGCTGCGTGCAGCCGATGAGATTTACTTTATTCCTGAAGGGACGCCACTCAACGTTCAGTTGCTCAAATTCCAACGCAATAAAGAGCGCATTGGTTTAATCGTGGATGAATACGGTGAAATCATTGGCTTAACGACGTTGGAAGATATTTTGGAAGAGATTGTCGGTGAGTTTACTACCTCAATGTCACCGAGCTTAGCGGACGAAATTACTCCACAAAGCGACGGCAGCTTCTTAATAGAAGGCAGTGCCAACATTCGAGATATCAACAAAAGCCTCAAATGGAAACTCCCTACTGATGGACCTCGTACCTTGAATGGTTTGATTCTAGAGCACCTTGAAGAGATCCCGGCCAGCCACCTGAGTGTGAAAGTAGCACAGCACAAAATGGAGATCATCGAATTGGAAGAAAACCGAATTAAGTTGGTGAAGGTTTACCCAAGAAAAACCAAAGCCAGTCTGGTTTAATGTAAACGCCCAAACAAAAGCCCGAACAAACATTCGGGCTTTTTTCATTTTGCGTGTTCATCGAAAAGTGGACTGTAATCGACTTAGTGAACCTTGAGTTCATTAAGCATAGCGTCAGGCAGCGCCAGCTCATCGTTACGGTTAACAGAGATACCTGCCGCAATCACTTTCTGCGCAATGCCTTTGGCTTCTTCTAGCGAATGCATTGCGGCTGTGCCGCACTGGTATTCGTTGAGCTCAGGAATTTTATCTTGGCTTTCCACTTTTAACACATCTTGCATTGCGGCTAGCCATGCTTGTGCTACTTGCTGCTCTGTCGGTGCACCAATCAAGCTCATGTAGAAACCTGTACGGCAACCCATTGGTGAAATATCGATGATCTCCACTTGGCTGCCGTTAAGGTGAGCACGCATAAAGCCTGCGTACAAATGCTCTAAGGTATGAATACCGCGCTCAGACAGAATGTCTTTGTTAGGCACGGTAAAACGCAAATCAAATACGGTAATCGTATCCCCTTTTGGGGTTTGCATGGTTTTCGCAACACGCACAGCCGGGGCATTCATCCGCGTGTGATCAACCGTAAAACTGTCTAGTAATGGCATTTCCTTTCTCCCTTTCTGGCTCGTCTTAACGCGTGCCAATCAATAGCTAACCCTAAACTGTCGCCTGCAAATACGCAAAATATTGCGTTAAGTAAGCATCAAAACTGAGCGTATCTTGCGCTTCAATCTGCGCTTGCGCTTCTGTTGAGCGACTCACTTCCTGTTCCATTTCTGCTTGCGAATAAAATTGATATTGATGCTGTAAATTAGCTGCTCGATATTTGTTGCCTAGCGCACACCCCGTTTTACCTAGACCGCCGTGCTGTTTAATCTCCGCTAAAATCTGAGCAGAAAGCGTTAGCT is a genomic window containing:
- a CDS encoding HlyC/CorC family transporter gives rise to the protein MDDISTGILFALLACLIIISAYFSGSETGMMALNRYRLKHLANSGHKGAKRVEKLLDRPDRLIGLILIGNNLVNILASAIATIIGMRLYGDLGVAIATGALTLVILVFAEVTPKTLAALYPERVSYASSVLLTILMKVLSPLVLFINVITNGLIRILGISPKHSKGDHLSSEELRTVVNEAGGLIPRRHQDMLLSILDLEHVTVNDIMIPRNEISGININDDWKSITRQLAHSPHGRVVLYRDKIDEVVGILRLREASRFMLEKNDFNKEMLLRAADEIYFIPEGTPLNVQLLKFQRNKERIGLIVDEYGEIIGLTTLEDILEEIVGEFTTSMSPSLADEITPQSDGSFLIEGSANIRDINKSLKWKLPTDGPRTLNGLILEHLEEIPASHLSVKVAQHKMEIIELEENRIKLVKVYPRKTKASLV
- a CDS encoding cytochrome C assembly family protein, which translates into the protein MDNLIAIAAAMLYLLSIATIVPGLVNQTGIRAKTVFISAAIALLFHGWLLSDLILHSGGQNLSILNVASLISFIISLVMSVAMFKTRLWFLLPVAYSFSAINLSAATFLPGTFITHLENDPKLLLHISLALFSYSTLSIGALYALQLAWLDHKLKSKKVFSINPNLPPLLMVERQLFKIILIGNLLLTGTLLSGFIFVQDMFAQGKAHKAILSFVAWVVYSILLWGHYRKGWRGKKVTWFAVAGATLLTLAYFGSRFVREIILR
- the luxS gene encoding S-ribosylhomocysteine lyase, which codes for MPLLDSFTVDHTRMNAPAVRVAKTMQTPKGDTITVFDLRFTVPNKDILSERGIHTLEHLYAGFMRAHLNGSQVEIIDISPMGCRTGFYMSLIGAPTEQQVAQAWLAAMQDVLKVESQDKIPELNEYQCGTAAMHSLEEAKGIAQKVIAAGISVNRNDELALPDAMLNELKVH